Proteins encoded in a region of the Azospirillum sp. TSH58 genome:
- a CDS encoding ABC transporter substrate-binding protein, with translation MKAKRTHLAAAFAAIGTTIAAAASALLLALPAQAAAQTTIGKPAGKLVLYTSQLEADAKQTVDAFKAKNPGVEVEWVRSGTTELMNKLRAEIAAGSPQADLLLIADAVTMESLKAEKRLLAYKDAPVQGYRPGTHDPDGTWFATKLITTGIAYNTAAPMKPSSWLDLLKPEAKGTTVMPSPLYSGAAAIHMAAVKEQPDLGMAFYEKLQANGTTAAKGNGGILKSVASGEKLYGVIVDYLPIREQAKGAPVAFVFPKEGVSAVTEPVAILNTSKNPDAAKAFIAFLLSKEGQELASRQGFLPALPGVAPPAGFPDTSFISLMPYDPAKALKDDEANKKDFADLFGG, from the coding sequence ATGAAGGCCAAGCGCACACACCTCGCCGCGGCGTTCGCCGCCATCGGAACGACAATCGCCGCCGCCGCGAGCGCGCTTCTGCTGGCCTTGCCCGCCCAGGCCGCCGCCCAGACCACCATCGGCAAGCCCGCCGGCAAGCTGGTGCTCTACACCTCGCAGCTCGAAGCCGACGCCAAGCAGACGGTGGACGCCTTCAAGGCCAAGAACCCCGGCGTCGAGGTCGAATGGGTCCGCAGCGGCACGACCGAGCTGATGAACAAGCTGCGCGCCGAGATCGCCGCGGGCAGCCCGCAGGCCGACCTGCTGCTGATCGCCGACGCCGTGACCATGGAGTCGCTGAAGGCGGAGAAGCGCCTGCTGGCCTACAAGGACGCGCCGGTCCAGGGCTACCGCCCCGGCACCCACGATCCGGACGGCACGTGGTTCGCCACCAAGCTGATCACCACCGGCATCGCCTACAACACAGCGGCGCCGATGAAGCCCTCCTCCTGGCTCGACCTGCTGAAGCCGGAGGCCAAGGGCACCACCGTGATGCCCAGCCCCCTCTATTCCGGCGCCGCCGCCATCCACATGGCCGCCGTGAAGGAGCAGCCGGACCTCGGCATGGCCTTCTACGAGAAGCTCCAGGCCAACGGCACCACGGCCGCCAAGGGCAACGGCGGCATCCTGAAGTCGGTGGCCAGCGGCGAGAAGCTGTACGGCGTCATCGTCGATTACCTGCCGATCCGCGAGCAGGCCAAGGGCGCCCCCGTCGCCTTCGTCTTCCCCAAGGAGGGCGTCAGCGCGGTGACCGAGCCGGTCGCCATCCTGAACACCAGCAAGAATCCCGACGCCGCCAAGGCCTTCATCGCCTTCCTGCTGAGCAAGGAGGGGCAGGAGCTGGCCTCCCGCCAGGGCTTCCTGCCGGCGCTGCCGGGGGTGGCGCCGCCGGCGGGGTTCCCGGACACCTCCTTCATCTCGCTGATGCCCTATGACCCGGCCAAGGCGCTGAAGGACGACGAGGCCAACAAGAAGGACTTCGCCGACCTGTTCGGCGGCTGA
- a CDS encoding iron ABC transporter permease, protein MSLATLNDRRPYRAAGGFSVSGAPLLFALAGLIVLLPILRLVWEVAGPMASGDLTAMTRVLTSKMTWRATGNSVAIAAGATVVAAALGVPFALLCGMTDLRGKTALAFCLILPLMIPAQIVALSWIHLAGSGSPLLKPLGLAPAPGTPNPVYSSAGMILVMGIEHAPLVFLALRAALRAVPRDLVEAAQAAGARRGRVLRTIVLPLSLPGLAAGLALSFVAALGNFGVPALLGIPAGIPVLPTLIYRRLAGFGPSVLPEVAVLAVLIGAIACVGIAAQMALQARVDARVIGGSAPAAVLRLGRARRPLEILCWTVVALILAAPLAALASTSLIRVYGLPLGPETATLAHYATVLGLDQVGRAFTNSFGLSGMAALLLTLLAIPLAHAMAGPGKGGRLVRAVGVLIELPHAVPGVVLAIGCILVFLKPLPLLGVGLYGTLGIILAAYLARFLSLALRPAQAACAALDPAMEEAARACGAGPLRRLRTIVAPLVAPAAAAGGVLVFLTAFNELTVSILLWSQGRETLGVVVYALEEGGSPTLAAALSVVTIAVVVAVLLAVGWLGRRLPAGIIPWRG, encoded by the coding sequence ATGAGTCTTGCCACCCTCAACGACCGGCGGCCTTATCGGGCCGCCGGTGGTTTTTCCGTTTCCGGGGCGCCGCTGCTGTTCGCGCTGGCCGGACTGATCGTCCTGCTGCCGATCCTGCGGCTGGTGTGGGAGGTGGCCGGGCCGATGGCGTCGGGCGACCTGACGGCGATGACCCGCGTGCTGACGTCCAAGATGACGTGGCGCGCCACCGGCAACAGCGTCGCCATCGCGGCGGGGGCCACGGTCGTGGCGGCGGCGCTCGGCGTGCCCTTCGCTCTGCTCTGCGGCATGACCGACCTCAGGGGCAAGACGGCGCTGGCCTTCTGCCTGATCCTGCCTTTGATGATCCCGGCCCAGATCGTGGCCCTGTCGTGGATTCACCTCGCCGGGTCGGGCAGCCCGCTGCTGAAGCCGTTGGGCCTCGCCCCGGCGCCGGGCACGCCGAACCCCGTCTATTCCTCCGCCGGGATGATCCTGGTGATGGGGATCGAGCACGCGCCGCTGGTCTTCCTGGCGCTGCGCGCCGCCCTGCGCGCCGTGCCGCGCGATCTGGTCGAGGCGGCGCAGGCGGCGGGCGCCCGGCGCGGGCGGGTGCTGCGCACCATCGTCCTGCCGCTCAGCCTGCCGGGGCTGGCCGCCGGGCTGGCCCTGTCCTTCGTCGCGGCGCTGGGCAATTTCGGGGTTCCGGCGCTGCTCGGCATCCCGGCGGGGATTCCGGTGCTGCCGACGCTGATCTACCGGCGGCTGGCCGGCTTCGGCCCGTCGGTCCTGCCGGAGGTGGCGGTTCTGGCCGTGCTGATCGGCGCCATCGCCTGCGTCGGCATCGCCGCGCAGATGGCGCTCCAGGCGCGGGTGGACGCGCGGGTGATCGGCGGTTCGGCGCCCGCGGCGGTGCTGCGGCTGGGCCGTGCGCGGCGTCCGCTTGAAATCCTGTGCTGGACCGTTGTGGCGCTGATCCTGGCGGCGCCTCTGGCGGCGCTGGCCTCGACCAGCCTGATCCGCGTCTACGGCCTGCCGCTGGGGCCGGAGACGGCGACGCTGGCGCATTACGCGACGGTGCTGGGGCTGGATCAGGTGGGGCGGGCCTTCACCAACTCCTTCGGCCTGTCGGGGATGGCGGCGCTGCTGCTGACCCTGCTGGCGATCCCGCTGGCCCACGCCATGGCCGGTCCGGGCAAGGGCGGGCGGCTGGTCCGCGCCGTCGGCGTGCTGATCGAGTTGCCGCACGCGGTACCCGGCGTGGTGCTGGCCATCGGCTGCATCCTGGTCTTCCTGAAGCCGCTGCCGCTGCTGGGCGTCGGCCTCTACGGCACGCTGGGGATCATCCTGGCGGCCTATCTGGCGCGCTTCCTGTCGCTGGCCCTGCGCCCGGCCCAGGCCGCCTGCGCCGCGCTGGACCCGGCGATGGAGGAGGCGGCGCGCGCCTGCGGCGCCGGGCCGCTGCGCCGCCTGCGCACCATCGTCGCCCCGCTGGTGGCGCCCGCGGCGGCGGCGGGCGGGGTGCTGGTGTTCCTGACGGCCTTCAACGAGCTGACCGTGTCGATCCTGCTGTGGTCGCAGGGACGGGAGACCCTGGGCGTCGTCGTCTACGCGCTGGAGGAGGGCGGCAGCCCGACGCTCGCCGCCGCGCTGAGCGTGGTGACCATCGCGGTGGTGGTGGCGGTGCTGCTGGCGGTCGGCTGGCTGGGGCGGCGGTTGCCGGCGGGGATCATTCCCTGGCGGGGGTGA
- a CDS encoding ABC transporter ATP-binding protein has translation MTIQTPALLPALLIDDASRHYAGTPAPAVDGVTIDVAAGEFLALLGPSGCGKSTLLRMVAGFERLDGGRITVGGRTLSGPGAHVPPEERRIGLVFQSYALWPHMTVAGNVAYPLKTARVPRAEREQRVRAALDTVGLSGFDARHPAELSGGQRQRVALARCLVMSPELVLLDEPLANLDVHLRAAMEEEFADFHAKTGATMVYVTHDQAEAMALATRIAVLDRGRLAQVAAPRTLYREPATRMVAGFVGQGAVVDGVVTGPVADGRARVRLFGAEALVRCRPGQPEGPALVCLRPEDLEPAADGPIAATVVRAAYKGGFVLVEAEPQAAPGVRLLLRVSGDAQVAPGEAVPLAVRDGWVVPEGV, from the coding sequence ATGACCATCCAGACTCCCGCACTTCTGCCCGCATTGTTGATAGACGACGCCTCCCGCCACTATGCCGGGACGCCCGCCCCCGCGGTGGACGGCGTGACCATCGACGTGGCGGCGGGGGAGTTCCTCGCCCTGCTCGGCCCGTCGGGTTGCGGGAAAAGCACGCTGCTGCGCATGGTCGCCGGGTTCGAGCGGCTGGACGGCGGGCGCATCACGGTCGGCGGGCGCACCCTGTCCGGCCCCGGCGCCCATGTCCCGCCGGAGGAGCGGCGGATCGGCCTCGTCTTCCAGTCCTACGCGCTGTGGCCGCACATGACGGTGGCCGGCAACGTCGCCTACCCGCTAAAGACCGCCCGCGTTCCCCGCGCGGAGCGGGAGCAGCGGGTGCGCGCCGCCTTGGATACCGTAGGCCTGTCAGGCTTCGACGCGCGCCACCCCGCCGAGCTGTCGGGCGGCCAGCGCCAGCGCGTGGCTCTGGCCCGCTGCCTCGTGATGAGCCCGGAGCTGGTGCTGCTGGACGAGCCGCTCGCCAACCTCGACGTGCATCTGCGCGCGGCGATGGAGGAGGAGTTCGCCGACTTCCACGCCAAGACCGGCGCCACCATGGTCTACGTCACCCACGATCAGGCCGAGGCGATGGCGCTCGCGACGCGCATCGCCGTGCTCGACCGCGGGCGGCTGGCCCAGGTGGCGGCGCCCCGCACGCTCTACCGGGAACCGGCGACGCGCATGGTCGCCGGCTTCGTCGGCCAGGGCGCGGTGGTGGACGGCGTGGTGACGGGTCCGGTCGCGGACGGCCGCGCGCGGGTGCGCCTGTTCGGGGCGGAGGCGCTGGTCCGCTGCCGCCCCGGCCAGCCGGAGGGGCCGGCGCTGGTCTGCCTGCGGCCCGAGGATCTGGAGCCGGCGGCGGACGGCCCCATCGCCGCGACGGTGGTGCGCGCCGCCTACAAGGGCGGCTTCGTGCTGGTCGAGGCCGAACCGCAGGCCGCGCCGGGTGTCCGCCTGCTGCTGCGGGTGTCCGGCGACGCCCAGGTGGCGCCGGGCGAGGCGGTTCCCCTCGCGGTCCGCGACGGGTGGGTGGTGCCGGAAGGGGTGTGA
- a CDS encoding MBL fold metallo-hydrolase: MTGRGVKVRLRALSGLGNKGPACFLAMVGGARLLLDLGEGPDAGRLPPLSGAGRVDAILITHTHGDHAGALGLRHRVGSPPVYATPLAARFLPPTVAAHPLPVRGTVEIQGVPVTTGRSGHAPGGVWIHLGTQDGGLLYMGDHSDESALFPFDPPPPARRVILDASYGLDDTPQAERLAALEPFLHAGGALFPVAADGRGPEMALWAMDHGVVPAIDDAHRAAIAHLLAEADTALRPGAEERLRRLLDRAKAPGDPRDATFAAGPNATSGTAAELVERWAGVDGPDIVFTGYLAAGTPSRTLVDAGRARYLRWNVHPTLRQLTALVAATGAELVLPAFGDIRYREDWRAAFAPAILEGLDAPED; this comes from the coding sequence ATGACGGGGCGCGGGGTCAAGGTCCGGCTGCGCGCCCTGTCGGGTCTGGGCAACAAGGGACCGGCCTGCTTCCTGGCGATGGTCGGTGGGGCGCGGCTGCTGCTCGACCTCGGCGAGGGGCCTGACGCCGGGCGCCTGCCGCCGTTGAGCGGGGCGGGGCGGGTGGACGCCATCCTGATCACCCACACCCACGGCGACCATGCCGGCGCCCTCGGCCTGCGCCACCGGGTCGGCAGCCCGCCGGTCTACGCCACGCCGCTCGCCGCCCGATTCCTGCCGCCCACCGTCGCGGCGCATCCCTTGCCGGTCCGCGGGACGGTGGAGATCCAGGGCGTGCCGGTGACCACCGGGCGGTCCGGCCACGCGCCGGGCGGGGTGTGGATCCACCTGGGCACGCAGGACGGCGGGCTGCTCTACATGGGCGACCATTCCGACGAATCGGCCCTGTTCCCCTTCGACCCGCCGCCGCCGGCGCGGCGGGTGATCCTCGACGCCTCCTACGGGCTGGACGACACCCCGCAGGCGGAGCGGCTGGCCGCGCTGGAGCCCTTCCTGCACGCGGGCGGCGCGCTGTTCCCGGTGGCGGCGGACGGGCGCGGGCCGGAAATGGCCCTGTGGGCGATGGACCATGGCGTCGTCCCGGCCATCGACGACGCCCACCGCGCCGCCATCGCCCATCTGCTGGCCGAGGCCGACACCGCCCTGCGTCCCGGCGCGGAGGAGCGTTTGCGCCGGCTGCTCGACCGCGCCAAGGCGCCGGGCGACCCGCGCGACGCGACCTTCGCCGCCGGTCCCAACGCCACCAGCGGCACCGCCGCCGAACTGGTGGAGCGCTGGGCGGGCGTGGATGGGCCGGACATCGTCTTCACCGGCTACCTTGCCGCGGGCACGCCGTCGCGCACCCTGGTCGATGCGGGGCGCGCGCGATACCTGCGCTGGAACGTCCACCCCACGCTGCGCCAGTTGACGGCGCTGGTGGCCGCGACGGGGGCGGAGCTGGTGCTGCCCGCCTTCGGCGACATCCGATACCGGGAGGACTGGCGGGCCGCCTTCGCCCCGGCAATCCTGGAAGGTCTGGACGCTCCGGAGGACTGA
- a CDS encoding sodium:proton antiporter, with amino-acid sequence MGTFELLSILLTLAALFSFASRGLLGLPATAGVFLLAFGFAFATAVVGTLVPAIDIRVWEDRLVTSTHLPEALLEGVLAFLLFAGAVEQDSGTLWRRRWAVALLATLGVVISTAVMGTGMWMVFDAMGQPVPLLWCLVLGAALAPTDPVAVLAVLRKAPLPEGLRTAIAGESLFNDGMGVVLFVLLLGLATGTDTDVTVLGVAWDIVREAGGGGLLGLATGSLAFWAKSRADDPAVELAISLALAAATYSLAQRLGLSGPIAVVMAGLLIGNTAKHHVSSERSGFILKAFWSMVDAILNAVLFMLVGLEAAVVLSWQAPVMAAAVMAPLLALVARLASILPVVAVHLRSQRKAAATAVLTWGGVRGGIAVALVLSLPDNPHRDLLLVACYAVVAFTIIVQSLTLGRLARRLFPDG; translated from the coding sequence ATGGGCACGTTCGAGCTGCTGTCCATCCTGCTGACGCTGGCGGCGCTGTTCAGCTTCGCCAGCCGCGGCCTGCTCGGCCTGCCGGCGACGGCGGGGGTGTTCCTTCTGGCCTTCGGCTTCGCCTTCGCGACCGCGGTGGTCGGGACCCTGGTCCCGGCCATCGACATCCGCGTCTGGGAGGACCGTCTGGTGACCAGCACCCACCTGCCCGAAGCGCTGCTGGAGGGTGTCCTGGCCTTCCTGCTGTTCGCCGGGGCGGTGGAGCAGGACAGCGGCACGCTGTGGCGGCGCCGCTGGGCGGTGGCGCTGCTGGCGACGCTCGGTGTCGTGATCTCGACCGCCGTCATGGGCACCGGCATGTGGATGGTCTTCGACGCCATGGGCCAGCCGGTGCCGCTGCTGTGGTGTCTGGTGCTGGGGGCGGCGCTGGCGCCGACCGACCCGGTGGCGGTGCTGGCCGTGCTGCGCAAGGCGCCGCTGCCGGAAGGGCTGCGCACCGCCATCGCCGGGGAGAGCCTGTTCAACGACGGCATGGGGGTGGTGCTGTTCGTCCTTCTGCTCGGGCTGGCCACCGGGACCGACACCGATGTGACGGTTCTGGGCGTCGCCTGGGACATCGTAAGGGAGGCGGGCGGCGGCGGCCTGCTCGGGCTGGCGACCGGCTCCCTGGCCTTCTGGGCGAAAAGCCGGGCGGACGATCCGGCGGTGGAGCTGGCCATCTCCCTCGCCCTGGCGGCGGCGACCTACAGCCTCGCCCAGCGGCTCGGCCTGTCCGGACCCATCGCGGTGGTGATGGCGGGGCTGCTGATCGGCAACACGGCGAAGCACCATGTCTCGTCGGAGCGGTCGGGCTTCATCCTGAAGGCCTTCTGGTCGATGGTGGACGCGATCCTGAACGCCGTGCTGTTCATGCTGGTCGGACTGGAGGCGGCGGTGGTGCTGTCCTGGCAGGCGCCGGTGATGGCCGCGGCGGTCATGGCGCCTCTGCTGGCGCTGGTGGCCCGGCTGGCCAGCATCCTGCCCGTGGTCGCCGTCCATCTGCGCAGCCAGCGCAAGGCGGCGGCGACCGCCGTGCTGACCTGGGGCGGGGTGCGCGGCGGCATCGCCGTGGCGCTGGTCCTGTCGCTCCCCGACAACCCGCACCGCGACCTGTTGCTGGTCGCCTGCTACGCCGTCGTCGCCTTCACCATCATCGTGCAGAGCCTGACGCTCGGCCGGCTGGCGCGGCGCCTGTTTCCTGATGGCTGA